Within Enterobacter sp. RHBSTW-00175, the genomic segment CCGCCAGGTTGCCTATACTCCACCCAGGACAAAGAGAGGACGTTCATCATGAGTACACCACTGTTAATTGCCCGGACGCTGGATAAAGAACTGTTTTTGCTGCCTGCAATGGCGAACCGCCACGGCTTAATCACCGGCGCCACCGGGACGGGTAAAACCGTCACCCTGCAAAAGCTGGCAGAGTCCCTTTCAGAAATTGGCGTTCCGGTCTTTATGGCCGATGTAAAAGGCGATTTAACCGGGGTAGCTCAGGAAGGCACGGCATCAGAAAAGCTCATCGAGCGGCTGAAAAATATTGGCATCACTGACTGGGAGCCACATAAAAACCCGGTCGTCTTGTGGGATATCTTTGGCGAGAAAGGTCATCCGGTACGGGCGACGGTGTCCGACCTTGGCCCTTTGCTGCTGGCTCGCCTGCTTAATCTGAACGATGTGCAGTCTGGTGTACTGAATATCATCTTCCGTATCGCCGATGACCAGGGTCTGCTGTTGCTTGATTTCAAAGACCTGCGCGCCATTACCCAATACATCGGCGACAACGCTAAATCGTTCCAGAACCAGTACGGCAATATCAGCAGCGCTTCCGTGGGAGCCATCCAGCGCGGGTTACTGACCCTTGAGCAACAGGGCGCTGAGCATTTCTTCGGTGAGCCCATGCTGGATATCAAAGACTGGATGCGAACTGACAGTAACGGCAAAGGTATCATCAATATTCTGAGTGCAGAAAAGCTGTATCAGATGCCGAAACTCTATGCCGCCAGCCTGCTGTGGATGCTCTCCGAACTTTACGAACAGCTGCCGGAAGCGGGCGATCTCGACAAGCCGAAGCTGGTGTTCTTCTTTGACGAGGCCCACCTGCTGTTTAACGATGCGCCGCAGGTACTGCTGGACAAAATTGAGCAGGTTATCCGCTTGATCCGTTCTAAAGGGGTTGGCGTGTGGTTCGTTTCGCAAAACCCGTCCGATATCCCCGATAACGTGCTCGGGCAGCTTGGCAACCGCGTACAGCACGCTCTGCGCGCCTTTACGCCGAAGGACCAGAAAGCGGTCAAAGCGGCCGCCCAGACCATGCGGGCTAATCCGGCATTTGATACCGAAGCCGCCATCCAGGCATTAGGTACCGGTGAAGCGTTAATCTCATTCCTGGATGCGAAAGGCAGCCCGTCTGTAGTGGAGCGCGCGATGGTCATTGCCCCTTGCTCCCGCATGGGGCCAGTCACCGACGATGAGCGCAACGGTCTGATTAACAACTCGCCGGTTTACGGAAAGTATGAAGACGAAGTGGATCGTGAATCGGCGTTCGAGATGCTGCAAAAAGGGGTACAGGCAACCACGGAATCACAGAATACCCCCACCACCAGTGCCCAGCCTTCTGCCGTGGATGACGGTATTCTGGGTGGGCTGAAAGATATTCTGTTTGGTAGCACCGGGCCGCGCGGGGGTAAACGCGATGGCGTAGTTCAGACGATGGCAAAAAGCGCCGCGCGACAGGTCACCAACCAGATTGTACGCGGCATGTTAGGGAGCCTGTTAGGCGGTCGCCGCCGGTAAACGAGGAACCCACGGGCGGCCAAGTGCCGATCCCTGTACACCCTGCTCATGTAGATAGCGGTCTATTTCCACCATCCCCGTCCAGCGGTTCTCACACCAGAGCGGTGCCAGAAGCGTTGGACGGCGGGCGCTGGCGGAGATACGGTGATAGATAATCTCCGGCGGCGTGTGGCGAATCATCTCCCCCGCAGTGACCGTATATTCATCCAGCTCAATGCCATTTAACCGCCCCGCTTCCCAGGCTTTCGCCATGATGCTGCCCTTCACGATATGCAGCGGATGCAGCTTGATACCGTCCACGCCCGTCTCAACCACCTTTTCCAGCGTCTCCAGCCCGTGCTGCTGCCCTTCTCCTGGTAAACCGACAATCAGATGCGAGCAGACTTTCAACCCGCGCTCACGGGCAAGGCGCGTCGTTTTTTGATAGCAGGCGAAATCATGCCCGCGATTAATCCGGTGCAGCGTTTTGTCATGTGCGGTTTGTAACCCCAGCTCCAGCCAGATTTCATACCCCTGCTCTTTGTATTCGCAGAGCAAATCGAGCACGGCCTCCGGTACACAATCCGGGCGCGTGCCCACACACAGCCCCACGATATTGGCCTGGCTGACGGCCTGCTGATACATCGAGCGTAACACCTGCGCTTCCGCCCAGGTGCTGGTGTAGGCCTGGAAATAAGCCAGATATTGCTTTGCGCGGTTCACCAGGCTGGCCTGATGTGAAAGCTGCTCGGCAATGGAGTGGTGCTGCTGGGCCTCGTCGGCAAAGGAGGCAACGTTACAGAACGTGCAGCCGCCACGCCCGATGGTGCCATCGCGATTCGGGCAGCTAAAACCGCCGTGCAGCGTCAGCTTATGAACCTTTTGCCCATAGCGTTGCAAAAGATCCCCACCAAACATATTGACTAATTTCTGTAACTGCATAATCTGATAGACCGTCCCGAAGAAAGGGGACAAGCCTGCCATTTTTAGCCTCTGTCGGCGATGACCTGGATCAATCGCCCTGGACGGCCTTTATCCATTTGAATAAATAATCAAGATTACTGCAATTTCATTCACAGCAGGCGTGATTACTTTTCCTTATGTTCAGACTGTTTTTTTCATTAATGCTATCAACACTGAAAAACAGTGTCTTTATGCGGGTTTACAGCCATAACCAGATTAAAATTCTGCTAAAAAATCACTATTCAGCACGCTGCATTGATAATACCGCTTTCATATAGTGAGTCAGATCACACTCCGCGGTGACTCCTCAGGACGTTTAGTAGATGTAAAAATAGTTAAATATCTTTTGCATTCAAATATTTAACGCCTCTTTAGCACATTTTTGTATAAATAAGATTGCCATTTGACCTGTGTACCAATTCCCGATAAGTTGGAAATCCGCTGGAAGCTTTCTGGATGAGCGGCCTGCTCATCATATTTATGCAGTAATTGAGATTCCCTCTGAAGCAAGTCCTCAAACTTGTTTACCTGCGCGAAAGGATGAAAAGAGGGCGAATGCGAGGTACGCGTATGAAACGCAAACCCCGTCGCCATGCTCTTTCTGTGCCTGTGCGCCACGGTAAAGTTCAGTGGGAAGCCCGACGAGCCTGGGGAGGTTCACTGATATGTTGTACGATAAATCCCTTGAGAAGGATAACTGTGGTTTCGGCCTGATCGCCCACATAGAAGGCGAACCTAGCCACAAGGTAGTGCGTACTGCTATTCACGCACTGGCCCGAATGCAGCACCGTGGTGCAATCCTTGCCGATGGTAAAACCGGTGATGGTTGCGGCCTGCTGCTGCAAAAACCCGATCGTTTCTTCCGTATCGTTGCGGAAGAACGCGGCTGGCGTTTAGCCAAAAACTACGCTGTCGGGATGCTGTTCCTGAATCAGGATCCTGAAAAAGCGGCCGCCTCACGCCGCATCGTCGAAGAAGAACTTCAACGTGAAACCCTGTCGATTGTCGGCTGGCGCAATGTGCCAACCAACGAAGGGGTGCTCGGTGAAATCGCCCTCTCCTCGCTGCCTCGTATTGAACAGATTTTTGTTAACGCGCCTGCGGGCTGGCGTCCACGTGATATGGAACGCCGTCTGTTTATCGCCCGTCGCCGCATTGAAAAGCGTCTCCAGGAAGATAAAGAGTTCTACGTCTGTAGCCTCTCTAACCTGGTGAACATCTATAAAGGTCTGTGTATGCCGGCTGACCTGCCGCGCTTCTACCTGGACCTGGCGGACCTGCGTCTGGAATCGGCCATTTGCCTGTTCCATCAGCGCTTCTCCACCAACACCGTTCCACGCTGGCCGCTGGCTCAGCCGTTCCGCTATCTGGCGCACAACGGCGAGATCAACACCATTACCGGTAACCGCCAGTGGGCACGCGCCCGTACCTATAAGTTCCAGACTCCACTGATCCCTGACCTGCATGATGCAGCGCCATTCGTCAACGAAACCGGCTCTGACTCCAGCTCAATGGATAACATGCTGGAACTGCTGCTGGCAGGCGGCATGGATATCGTTCGCGCCATGCGTCTGCTCGTGCCGCCAGCCTGGCAGAACAACCCGGATATGGATCCGGAGCTGCGCGCGTTCTTCGACTTTAACTCCATGCATATGGAGCCGTGGGATGGCCCGGCGGGTATCGTGATGTCCGACGGTCGTTTTGCTGCCTGTAACCTGGACCGTAACGGTCTGCGTCCTGCGCGCTACGTCATTACCAAAGACAAACTGATCACCTGCGCCTCTGAAGTCGGTATCTGGGATTACCAGCCTGATGAAGTGGTCGAGAAAGGCCGCGTTGGCCCGGGTGAACTGATGGTTATCGACACCCGCGGTGGGCGTATCCTGCACTCCGCCGAAACCGATAACGACCTGAAAAGCCGCCATCCGTACAAAGAGTGGATGGAGAAAAACGTGCGTCGCCTCGTGCCGTTCGAAGACCTGTCTGATGAAGATGTTGGCAGCCGCGAAATGGACGACGACACACTGGCGAGCTTCCAGAAACAGTTTAACTACAGCGCTGAAGAGCTGGATTCCGTTATCCGCGTGCTGGGTGAAAACGGCCAGGAAGCCGTTGGCTCCATGGGCGATGACACGCCGTTTGCCGTGCTCTCCAGCCAGCCACGTATCATTTACGATTACTTCCGTCAGCAGTTTGCGCAGGTTACCAACCCGCCAATCGATCCGCTGCGTGAAGCACACGTGATGTCACTGGCCACCAGCATCGGTCGCGAGATGAATGTCTTCTGCGAAGCCGAAGGCCAGGCGCACCGTCTGACCTTTAAATCGCCGATCCTGCTGTACTCCGATTTCAAACAGCTCACCACCATGAAAGAGGAGCACTACCGCGCCGACACGCTCGATATCACTTTCGACGTGACGAAAGCGAGCCTCGAAGAGACGGTGAATGCCCTGTGCGACAAAGCCGAACAGATGGTGCGTAATGGTACCGTTCTGCTGGTGCTGTCCGACCGTAATATCGCGAAAGACCGCCTGCCGGTGCCTGCGCCAATGGCCGTGGGTGCTATCCAGACGCGTCTGGTCGACAAGAGCCTGCG encodes:
- a CDS encoding helicase HerA-like C-terminal domain-containing protein — translated: MSTPLLIARTLDKELFLLPAMANRHGLITGATGTGKTVTLQKLAESLSEIGVPVFMADVKGDLTGVAQEGTASEKLIERLKNIGITDWEPHKNPVVLWDIFGEKGHPVRATVSDLGPLLLARLLNLNDVQSGVLNIIFRIADDQGLLLLDFKDLRAITQYIGDNAKSFQNQYGNISSASVGAIQRGLLTLEQQGAEHFFGEPMLDIKDWMRTDSNGKGIINILSAEKLYQMPKLYAASLLWMLSELYEQLPEAGDLDKPKLVFFFDEAHLLFNDAPQVLLDKIEQVIRLIRSKGVGVWFVSQNPSDIPDNVLGQLGNRVQHALRAFTPKDQKAVKAAAQTMRANPAFDTEAAIQALGTGEALISFLDAKGSPSVVERAMVIAPCSRMGPVTDDERNGLINNSPVYGKYEDEVDRESAFEMLQKGVQATTESQNTPTTSAQPSAVDDGILGGLKDILFGSTGPRGGKRDGVVQTMAKSAARQVTNQIVRGMLGSLLGGRRR
- a CDS encoding TIGR01212 family radical SAM protein (This family includes YhcC from E. coli K-12, an uncharacterized radical SAM protein.), coding for MQLQKLVNMFGGDLLQRYGQKVHKLTLHGGFSCPNRDGTIGRGGCTFCNVASFADEAQQHHSIAEQLSHQASLVNRAKQYLAYFQAYTSTWAEAQVLRSMYQQAVSQANIVGLCVGTRPDCVPEAVLDLLCEYKEQGYEIWLELGLQTAHDKTLHRINRGHDFACYQKTTRLARERGLKVCSHLIVGLPGEGQQHGLETLEKVVETGVDGIKLHPLHIVKGSIMAKAWEAGRLNGIELDEYTVTAGEMIRHTPPEIIYHRISASARRPTLLAPLWCENRWTGMVEIDRYLHEQGVQGSALGRPWVPRLPAATA